In one Cronobacter dublinensis subsp. dublinensis LMG 23823 genomic region, the following are encoded:
- the yajL gene encoding protein deglycase YajL, with the protein MSASALVCLAPGTEETEAVTTIDLLVRGGINVTTASVASDGNLTITCSRGVRLLADAPLVEVADGDFDVIVLPGGLKGAEAFRDSPLLVETVRQFHLSGRIVAAICAAAGTVLVPHELFPIGNMTGFPALKETIPEEQWQDKRVVWDPRVNLLTSQGPGTAIDFALKIIDVLVGREKAHEVAGQLVMAAGIYSYRDY; encoded by the coding sequence ATGAGCGCATCGGCACTGGTATGCCTCGCCCCTGGCACTGAAGAGACCGAAGCGGTCACCACCATCGATTTGCTGGTGCGCGGCGGCATTAACGTCACCACCGCGAGCGTCGCGAGCGACGGCAATCTCACCATTACCTGCTCGCGCGGCGTCCGGCTGCTGGCGGACGCGCCGCTGGTGGAAGTGGCGGACGGCGATTTCGACGTCATCGTGCTGCCGGGCGGCCTGAAAGGCGCCGAAGCGTTTCGCGACAGCCCGTTATTGGTCGAAACCGTGCGCCAGTTTCATCTCTCGGGGCGAATTGTCGCCGCTATTTGCGCGGCGGCAGGCACGGTGCTGGTGCCGCACGAGCTTTTTCCCATCGGCAATATGACCGGCTTCCCGGCACTCAAAGAGACTATTCCTGAGGAGCAGTGGCAGGATAAACGCGTGGTCTGGGATCCGCGCGTCAACCTGCTGACCAGCCAGGGACCGGGCACCGCAATTGACTTCGCGTTGAAGATTATCGACGTGCTGGTCGGGCGCGAGAAAGCGCATGAAGTTGCCGGGCAACTGGTGATGGCGGCAGGCATTTACAGCTATCGCGACTATTAA
- the panE gene encoding 2-dehydropantoate 2-reductase: MKITVLGCGALGQLWMSALHKQGHEVQGWLRVPQSSCQVSLVETDGSAFTHTFLANDTAFLADSELLLVTLKAWQVSEAVNTLAARLPAVSPILLLHNGMGTLDELRAVVQPLLAGVTTHAARRDGSRVIHVACGTTHMGPVTPGAQDYSRLAALLQQALPDVAWHDNINASRWIKLAVNCVINPLTALYNCPNGDLRARHDEVREICAEVAQVMQREGYHTSTDSLLYYIDQVIESTAANISSMLQDVRQQRHTEIDYITGYLLRRARAHGLTLPVNSRLYEQIKRKENEYERIGTGMPRPWH, encoded by the coding sequence ATGAAAATTACCGTGCTTGGATGCGGCGCTTTAGGCCAGCTCTGGATGAGCGCGCTGCATAAACAAGGTCACGAGGTGCAGGGGTGGCTGCGCGTGCCGCAATCCTCCTGTCAGGTCAGTCTGGTGGAAACCGACGGCAGCGCATTTACACATACGTTTTTGGCCAACGACACCGCCTTTCTCGCCGACAGCGAGCTGCTGCTGGTGACGCTGAAAGCCTGGCAGGTCTCAGAGGCGGTGAACACCCTCGCCGCGCGTCTGCCCGCCGTCAGCCCCATTTTGCTGCTTCATAACGGCATGGGCACGCTGGATGAGCTGCGCGCGGTAGTTCAGCCGCTGCTCGCCGGGGTCACCACCCATGCCGCCCGGCGCGACGGCAGTCGGGTCATCCACGTTGCCTGCGGCACCACCCATATGGGCCCCGTTACGCCGGGCGCGCAGGATTACTCCCGACTGGCGGCGCTGCTGCAACAGGCGCTGCCCGATGTCGCCTGGCACGATAACATTAACGCGTCGCGCTGGATCAAGCTTGCCGTCAACTGCGTCATTAACCCGCTGACGGCGCTTTACAACTGCCCGAACGGCGACCTGCGCGCGCGCCATGATGAAGTGCGGGAGATTTGCGCGGAGGTGGCGCAGGTCATGCAGCGCGAGGGCTATCACACGTCGACAGACAGCCTGCTTTATTATATCGACCAGGTGATTGAGAGCACCGCCGCCAATATTTCATCAATGCTGCAGGATGTCCGCCAGCAGCGTCATACCGAAATTGATTACATCACCGGCTATCTGCTGCGCCGCGCCAGAGCGCATGGCCTGACGCTGCCGGTAAACAGCCGTCTGTATGAACAGATTAAACGCAAGGAGAATGAGTATGAGCGCATCGGCACTGGTATGCCTCGCCCCTGGCACTGA